One stretch of Qipengyuania gelatinilytica DNA includes these proteins:
- the ahpF gene encoding alkyl hydroperoxide reductase subunit F, translated as MLDANLTQQLKTYLANLREPIELVASLGDNEKSRQTRELLEEIAALHDMVSASFDGTDDRKPSFVIRRASDAEKWVRFAGLPMGHEFTSLVLALLWAGGHPPKVDADLLEQVRGIEGDFNFEMYFSLSCHNCPDVVQALTLMALENPRITATLIEGGTYQEEVEKRDVMAVPATFLNGEPFYNGKMELAEILAKIDTGADAKAAEKLAAKDPFEVLIIGGGPAGAASGIYTARKGFRTGIAAERFGGQLHDTLGIENLPGTAYTEGPKLAGQLESQVGENEIDLMNFAKAVKLIPAREEGGLHTVELGNGASLKARSLILATGARWRNLGVPGEAEYRNKGVAYCPHCDGPLFKGKRIAVIGGGNSGVEAAIDLAKIVGHVTLIEYDDKLRADEVLQKKLRSMSNVEIVTSGQTTEITGKDGKVDGLVVKDRKSGEERRIELEGVFVQIGLVPNTEWLEGSGLELTKFGEIVTDEEGRTNLPGVFGAGDVTDVPYKQIVVAMGEGSKAGLSAFDYLIRTEPAEDIAEAA; from the coding sequence ATGCTCGATGCAAACCTGACCCAGCAGCTCAAGACCTATCTCGCCAACCTGCGCGAGCCGATCGAGCTGGTCGCTTCGCTCGGCGACAACGAGAAATCGCGTCAGACGCGCGAGCTGCTCGAAGAAATTGCCGCGCTGCACGACATGGTCAGCGCAAGCTTCGACGGCACCGATGATCGCAAGCCGAGCTTCGTGATCCGCCGCGCGAGCGATGCGGAAAAGTGGGTCCGCTTTGCCGGCCTGCCGATGGGACATGAATTCACTTCGCTGGTGCTCGCCCTGCTGTGGGCCGGCGGCCATCCGCCCAAGGTCGACGCCGACCTGCTGGAACAGGTCCGCGGCATCGAGGGCGATTTCAATTTCGAGATGTATTTCTCGCTGTCTTGCCACAACTGCCCCGATGTGGTGCAGGCGCTGACGCTGATGGCGCTTGAAAATCCGCGCATCACCGCAACGCTGATCGAAGGCGGCACCTACCAGGAAGAAGTCGAGAAGCGCGACGTCATGGCCGTGCCCGCGACCTTCCTCAACGGCGAGCCTTTCTACAACGGCAAGATGGAATTGGCCGAGATTCTCGCCAAGATCGACACCGGCGCCGACGCCAAGGCAGCCGAAAAGCTCGCCGCCAAGGATCCGTTCGAAGTCCTGATTATCGGCGGCGGCCCCGCCGGTGCGGCTTCGGGCATCTACACCGCGCGCAAGGGCTTTCGCACCGGTATCGCGGCCGAACGCTTCGGCGGCCAGCTGCATGACACGCTTGGCATCGAGAACCTGCCCGGCACGGCCTATACCGAAGGTCCGAAGCTGGCCGGACAGCTCGAAAGCCAGGTCGGCGAGAACGAGATCGACCTCATGAACTTCGCCAAGGCCGTTAAACTGATCCCTGCCAGGGAAGAGGGCGGATTGCACACGGTCGAACTCGGCAATGGCGCGTCGCTCAAGGCGCGCAGCCTGATCCTTGCGACCGGCGCGCGCTGGCGGAACCTCGGCGTTCCGGGCGAAGCCGAATATCGCAACAAGGGCGTTGCCTATTGCCCGCATTGCGACGGTCCGCTGTTCAAGGGCAAGCGCATTGCCGTGATCGGCGGCGGCAACTCGGGTGTCGAAGCGGCCATCGACCTTGCCAAGATCGTGGGTCACGTGACGCTCATCGAATATGACGACAAGCTGCGTGCCGACGAGGTGCTGCAAAAGAAGCTTCGCAGCATGAGCAATGTGGAAATCGTCACCAGCGGCCAGACAACCGAGATCACCGGCAAGGACGGCAAGGTCGACGGCTTGGTGGTCAAGGACCGCAAGAGCGGCGAGGAACGCCGCATCGAGCTTGAAGGCGTGTTCGTCCAGATCGGCCTCGTGCCCAACACCGAATGGCTCGAAGGCAGCGGCCTCGAACTCACCAAGTTCGGCGAGATCGTCACTGACGAGGAAGGCCGCACCAACCTACCCGGCGTCTTCGGCGCTGGCGACGTCACTGATGTGCCCTACAAGCAGATCGTCGTGGCCATGGGTGAAGGCTCGAAAGCCGGTCTTTCTGCGTTCGATTACTTAATCCGCACCGAGCCTGCCGAGGACATCGCCGAGGCGGCCTGA
- the ahpC gene encoding alkyl hydroperoxide reductase subunit C translates to MGIIGSTIKPFNATAFQAGKDFFEVTDEDVKGKWAVFFFYPADFTFVCPTELEDLGEQYAMLQKMDVEVYAVSTDTHFSHKAWHDTSEKIGKLNFPFLGDQNHVLATNFDVLREGAGLADRATFVVDPDGVIQIMEQTCEGVGRNANELARKIKAAQYVRANPGQVCPAAWEEGSDTLAPSLDLVGKI, encoded by the coding sequence ATGGGTATCATCGGCAGCACCATCAAGCCGTTCAACGCCACCGCCTTCCAGGCAGGCAAGGACTTTTTCGAAGTCACCGACGAAGATGTGAAGGGCAAGTGGGCCGTCTTCTTCTTCTATCCGGCCGACTTCACCTTCGTCTGCCCGACCGAACTGGAAGACCTGGGCGAACAGTACGCCATGCTCCAGAAGATGGACGTCGAAGTCTATGCCGTGTCGACCGACACGCACTTCAGCCACAAGGCATGGCACGACACCAGCGAGAAGATCGGCAAGCTGAACTTCCCGTTCCTCGGCGACCAGAACCACGTCCTTGCGACCAACTTCGATGTGCTGCGTGAAGGCGCAGGCCTTGCCGACCGTGCAACCTTCGTCGTCGATCCCGATGGCGTGATCCAGATCATGGAACAGACCTGTGAAGGCGTCGGCCGCAATGCCAACGAACTCGCCCGCAAGATCAAGGCTGCACAGTACGTCCGCGCCAATCCCGGCCAGGTCTGCCCGGCCGCATGGGAAGAAGGCAGCGACACGCTTGCACCCTCGCTCGACCTCGTCGGCAAGATCTAA
- a CDS encoding alpha/beta fold hydrolase translates to MPHFATRDGTKIRFKELGEGRPVILIHGWPLSGDSWDPVMMHLADKGMRAIAYDRRGFGRSDHAAGGYDYDTFSDDLADLIAHLGITENIGLAGFSMGGGEIARYMSRHDGKGVSAAALVSSVVPYMLKTDDNPDGVPDETFQEMTKGMKDNFRAFFIDFFKDFYGVGGPGTQVSDEERHWAWLTTMKSAQYATLQSAAAFAYTDFRPDLPHFKVPTLVIHGTEDKTVPIDATGRQVAEKVESATLIEYEDEPHAVFATVTDRLAKDLGEFFSAN, encoded by the coding sequence ATGCCGCATTTCGCCACACGCGACGGGACCAAAATTCGCTTCAAGGAACTGGGCGAAGGTCGTCCTGTCATCCTGATCCACGGCTGGCCGCTGTCGGGCGACAGCTGGGATCCGGTGATGATGCATCTTGCTGACAAGGGCATGCGCGCCATTGCCTATGACAGGCGCGGCTTCGGACGCTCGGACCACGCGGCGGGCGGTTACGATTACGACACCTTCAGCGACGATCTGGCAGACCTCATCGCGCATCTGGGCATCACGGAGAATATCGGCCTCGCCGGGTTCTCCATGGGTGGGGGCGAGATCGCCCGCTATATGAGCCGTCACGACGGCAAGGGCGTCAGCGCAGCGGCGCTGGTAAGCTCGGTCGTGCCCTATATGCTCAAGACCGACGACAATCCCGACGGCGTGCCGGACGAAACCTTCCAGGAAATGACCAAGGGCATGAAGGATAACTTCCGCGCCTTCTTCATCGATTTCTTCAAGGATTTCTATGGCGTCGGTGGCCCGGGAACGCAGGTCAGCGACGAAGAGCGTCACTGGGCCTGGCTGACCACGATGAAGAGCGCGCAATATGCCACGCTCCAATCCGCCGCGGCCTTTGCCTACACCGATTTCCGTCCCGACCTTCCGCATTTCAAGGTACCGACGCTGGTCATCCATGGCACCGAAGACAAGACCGTGCCGATCGATGCCACGGGCCGCCAGGTGGCCGAAAAAGTCGAAAGCGCAACGCTGATCGAATATGAAGACGAACCCCACGCCGTCTTCGCCACGGTGACCGACCGACTGGCAAAGGATCTCGGGGAATTTTTCTCCGCTAACTAA